The Bacteroidia bacterium genomic interval TTTATGTTTTTGGGTGGCTGGTATTCTTTTACTGGAGAATTGGGCAAAGGAGGCTGGGGGAGAACTCGTTTGAGAGAATTGCTTCCGGTAAAGTGTCTGGATATTGAAGACTTGGTCGAGAGTACAGAGGGCTATAGCCCGATTTATACAGAAGCTGGAGCAAAAGCATTTGGAGGCATGGAATTAAGTAGCTGTCCTCCCATTTTAGGCTATAATCAAACTCTTGAAATCCCGGAAGGAGAAGTCTTGATGCGATTTAAAGAAACGGGAGATCCTGCTTTAATTATTCGGGATAAAGGAAAGGGCAAAGTCTTGGCTTATACCTCTGATCCCGCGCCGCATTGGGGAGCTAATTTTGTGTATTGGAAAGATTATGGCCGATTTTGGAGAAATTGTGCGGATTTACTTTTTGCTTAAAATTGAGAGTATGAAAAATATGGTAAAGGTCTTGGAGTATTGGCGTCTTGGCGTTCATGGTCGATTCTATCTCAACACCAACACCCCAACACAGCAATACGTTCTGTTCCTTCTTTTTATCTGCCTCTTTTCAGCCTGTAAGGCTCCTGAAACAGAAGCTTCTTTTCCCATCGCCCAAATCAAAACACCCAAAGGTGAAATGCTGCTTTGGCTTTATGATGAAACTCCTATCCATAAAGCCAGCTTTTTGAAAATGGCCCGTGGAGGCTATTGGGATACACTGAGTTTCAATCGAGTCATTGAAGATTTCGTGATCCAGGGAGGATGCCCGGATACGCCTGAAGGCTTTGCGGATTCTCCTTATCTACTCGAACCCGAATTTAGAGATAGCCTCAAACATGTCTATGGTGCATTGGGAGCGGGAAGAGATGGGAATGCGGAGAAATTATCTGCAGGCTGCCAGTTTTATATTGTTGATCGGGAAGAAGGGATTCCTCGTTTAGATGGAGATTATACCATTTTTGGTCAGATCATAAAGGGCATGGAGGTACTGGAAGCTATTGCTACAAGCCCAACGGATAGCCTGGATCAACCCCTGGATGAGGTGGGCCTGGAGGTAAATATCCTGATGCTAACGGAAGCGGAGATTCGGAAACATGGATACCAGGGAAAGCTGTAAAGAAGAACTTTTCATGATCCCTGGCAGAGGTGAGATTTCCCTTGCCTTGTGGAAAATATATGAGGAAAATTTGCAGAAAAAAGGAGATGTGTTTCTTACGCATGGGACTTTCTCAGACAAGCGTGTTTGTAGAGGTATAGCTACTTTTCTGGCAAATAAGGGATATCACGCCTGGATACTTGAATGGCGGGAACACGGAAGCAGTGGTGGAAATGATCGTCCCTTTAATTTTGAAAGCATAGGACTGGAAGACATCCCTGCTGCTTTAGACTATCTGAAAGAAGTCGAAAAGCTTGAAAATATAGATGCTGTAACCCATAGTGGAGGTGGGATTTGTCTAACTATGGCTCTGGTCAAATATCCCGATTACAGAACTTTTATAAAAAGCATGACGATTTTTGGCTGTCAGGCATTTGGTGCTGCCAATTCCAGCAGTAATTATCTGAAAATCCTCTTTGGCAAATACCTGGGGATCTTATTGGGGACCTTTCACGGGCGAAAGATGGGAAGAGCCCATGATGAAAGTTATTATACCATGAAACAATGGTATGAGTGGAATTTAGAAAGAAAGTTTCTGGGGGAGGATGGAAGAAATTATAGAGCTGCTATGTCTTCTATCGAAATTCCTGTTTTTTCCATTGCTGCGAAAGGAGATACCCTCATAGCTCCTGCTGAGGGATGTAAATTGTTTTTGGATGCTTTTCAAAATCCAGCCAATCGGTTTTGGTTATTATCCCAGGAAGCCGGAAATCTGGAAGACTATGATCATGGAAGAATCATGCATTCGAGTAGTGCGAGTAAAGAGATTTGGCCGGAGGTGTTAGGCTGGATGGAAAAGAACGTCTAAACAAAAATCCCAGGACTCAAGAATTTTGAAGGCTTAAAAACTACGACCATTTGGGGTGAAAGGATTTGCTATAAAACTGTAGAAAATACACCTCCAAAAATTATAACTTGCCGACAAAATAACACCATAGAATGAAAATCTTAGCTGAGTATCAGAACCCAAACGAATCTAACAAAACTATGAGACAAGATCTGTTCCGAGAATTTTTAAATTTCTTTTGGCTCAGACCAGAAAACGCTTTACTACTGGCTTTAAGAGCTGAAGTTTATCGATCAACCTTTGACAAATTTGGAGACGGTAGTGGCACCCTGGATGTGTCCTGTGGAGATGGAGTCTTTTCCTTTATAGCACTGGGAGGAAAGCTGACGAAAGAGACAGATATGTTCAGAGCACTCAACCTTACCAAAAAACGAGAAGATACCTTCGATGTATTTGATGCTTTTAGCGAAGAGTACTTTGTGGGAGTTGCTCAGGCTGCCGAAAGAGCATATGAATATGGATCAGATTGGAAGGAAAATCTGCTTGCAAAAGCAAAACAACTCGATTTTTACAAAAATCTTCTTCACCACGATAATAATTTTCCTCTTCCTCTGGAAGATGGCCAGATAAATTATGCTTACTCAAATAGTGCATACTGGGTCAATAATTTCGAAGGACATTTAGCGGATCTTGCTCGGGTAACGGCTTCTGGAGGACGGATTGTTTTGGAAATGAAAACCTCCGAAATTACCCGTTTCACGGCTCAGAATTACCTGCCCGATATGGGACCCAAATTCCATGACATCATTGATGCAGGTCGTATGGGAACCTGGAAAGGACTCCGTTCGAAGGATGAAATTCTAAAGATAATAGAGCAAATTCCTAATACTCGTATCGAATCAGTTAAGCCAATTTATGGAGATATAATGGCTATGATTTGGGATGTGGGTTTGAGACCTCTCTTCTATCCGCTTTCCAAAATGGCTAATAATTTAACATTGGAACAAAGGGTTCATATCAAGGACGAATGGTGTCAGATTTTTATGGATTTGTTCAGTGATTTATTAGCAGGTTATGAGGCAACAGACAAGGATGCCATTGAATATTGCATCATTCTTGAGAAAGAATAGTGTGAAGACCAGGATCGGCATTAGCTACCGAACTCTCTAGCAAAAAAAGTAGAACAGTTTGTGGATGACCGCAAACTGTTTTGCTTTTTAGTCCGTTAGTTTGTTGATGTTCCATGAAAAACATAGGTATGAAGTGGATTTTATTGTTAAGCCTTCTTTTTCTCGCAAATTTGGAGAAAAAACATCTCCAGGAAACGCCTCCTTATCCCATTCATGCTGAGATTTCTATTCTAAATAAGGTAGTAAGCGCTCAGGAGGAATTGAAACTTAAACTAACTCTCACCAACACCGGCAGAGAAACCATTCAGTTTTGCCTTCCCAGACGTAGCTTATTAAGTAAACAGAAAACCCCTTATGTAT includes:
- a CDS encoding alpha/beta hydrolase is translated as MDTRESCKEELFMIPGRGEISLALWKIYEENLQKKGDVFLTHGTFSDKRVCRGIATFLANKGYHAWILEWREHGSSGGNDRPFNFESIGLEDIPAALDYLKEVEKLENIDAVTHSGGGICLTMALVKYPDYRTFIKSMTIFGCQAFGAANSSSNYLKILFGKYLGILLGTFHGRKMGRAHDESYYTMKQWYEWNLERKFLGEDGRNYRAAMSSIEIPVFSIAAKGDTLIAPAEGCKLFLDAFQNPANRFWLLSQEAGNLEDYDHGRIMHSSSASKEIWPEVLGWMEKNV
- a CDS encoding peptidylprolyl isomerase, with product MKNMVKVLEYWRLGVHGRFYLNTNTPTQQYVLFLLFICLFSACKAPETEASFPIAQIKTPKGEMLLWLYDETPIHKASFLKMARGGYWDTLSFNRVIEDFVIQGGCPDTPEGFADSPYLLEPEFRDSLKHVYGALGAGRDGNAEKLSAGCQFYIVDREEGIPRLDGDYTIFGQIIKGMEVLEAIATSPTDSLDQPLDEVGLEVNILMLTEAEIRKHGYQGKL
- a CDS encoding glutamine amidotransferase → MRKIYYVGDWAVLTGPVFAETPFHFSHKGLDIFNYGKWLKDGLEESGEYEVNSVSAWDFYNKLGPGDYEKILDEYDAFIFSDVDAKLFQLAPSFFDRNKFGKEVLTFPDRIRLTVEAANAGKHFMFLGGWYSFTGELGKGGWGRTRLRELLPVKCLDIEDLVESTEGYSPIYTEAGAKAFGGMELSSCPPILGYNQTLEIPEGEVLMRFKETGDPALIIRDKGKGKVLAYTSDPAPHWGANFVYWKDYGRFWRNCADLLFA